GGAGGAATCATTTTCTCCTCTGCAATTTCAAGATCTTTCTTCTAGACTAAGACCAAAGTTATCTCTcgaaaggaaagagaaagttaTCTGGCCAAATTTgagccctttctttccttctgtttgatactggcaaagtaaaccataaaatTAGAGCCAAGATGAGGTCCTAAGCTTGTGTACAAGCACTGCTTCTCCTAGACAGTAATGGATGGGAATGATGAGGGACACTTGATGGAGTCTGATACTGGTCCAGCAAAGAATGGTGTGGACAGTAGTAAACTTCACcctatccatacctcccctccctAACGCAGGAGGCAACACCGTCAGGGAGCTCGGTGTAGTTCCAGGGATAAGACCTGGATACACAGGGGTTCGTTATACTTTTATCACTAAACCTAtgtctgaaaatttccctaatgttttaaaatgtaattgttgTCATGATACTCACTGGTTTGGAAAAACTTATCAGGCAGTTTAACTTGATTTGGGACACACTGTCTGCTGTATCATTCAGACTTGTAAGACGCTTGAGGCAGAAATGGATCAGAATCCCAGCACTGAAGTCCCCTCAGCGGGAGGAGGGCCATCGTCCCTCGGGAGGAGCCACAACAGAGAATGGGAATCCCCACCATGTGCCGGCGCCACTGCAGCAGGCCCGAAACCCTACCTGGACCCTTCCAAGCTCCCCTCCTATGAGCCGGCACATCCCACCCCACACGCCTGGCCTCAGTCAGGCTGGTTTCCTTGCTAAAGCCCATAGTCACACGCCTGTTCTTCTCCATACCTCCTCTTAGGTTGTTCCTCCTGCCTAAAGTTGCtggagttggaaaaaaaaaacagaccagaAACAGGACTCCTCAAATTTCAGATAAGTGACAAATAGTTTGTAGTATAAGGAGCTCCACCTGGAATACCCTCTGTCCTGGTTTCCTGATTACAGGACCTCTGGGCACTCATTTTGAGGAAGCCTTCAGGAGTGGCTCTGGAGACTTCCCTGCTGACGCTCCAAATGCAGCATTTCTCTGCCTGCCCTCCCTAACTGCAAGCAGCCTGGCGACAGAGGCTGCTGACAGGTGCTGAAGGGTGCTCCCTTTAGCACCTCAAGTGATGAGTGTTCCGAGAACTACTTCCTGGTCATGCAGAAGGGTGGGGACAGGTGGCAGCTCAGAGTGGTGAGAAGCCAGTGTGAGTGGCAACTCTCCATCAGGGCTACAACATTTCAGAGCCGGAAGGGGCCTCAAAAATCAttgttttgggggcttccctggcggtccagtggttaagaatccgtgctgccaatgcaggggactcaggtttgatccctggtccgggaactaggaTGCCACAAGCcttgcagtgcggccaaaaaaaaaaaaaaacacaaaaaaacatcACTTTTGTTTACAGAAAGGGAATCTGAGAGACAAGTGACTGCCCCCATAGGCTGACTGACATGCCTGGAGCTAGAAACCCGCCTCCCAGGCAGAAGCTTCTTCCGCTGACTCACAGGCAACAGGGCTGCAGGGTGATGTTCTGGTACCAGCATGGGCAGCTGGGtgcccttcttcctctttttgttgGTTAAGAGTGAACTGCGGCTCATACCCCTCCTTCCTCTGACTGGGCATTCACTGCCCCAGTTCCAAGGAAATGCTAACACTGGGCGAGTTCAACTTAGTCCATCTGTATGGAATGAACACATCAGACATCACCATCAGACTACCATACTgttgaaagttttatttatttgtatttatccaCTTTGGGTGGATGCAAATTTCAAGATTTGACTAAAACCTCATTCTTTGAAAAGTAATACATTACACAAGGAGTAAAGAGGTTAAGAGCACAGGTTCTGAAGACAAACTGCTCGTTCAAGCTTCGGTTTTGCCACTCACACCAGTCACCTAATTGTGCCCATTTCCCTTATGATATAAGGCACATGTTAGCACATGCCGGGCACAATtattaagtgctcagtaagtgctgACATTATTAAGTTCAAACAGCACCACTGGTGAACTAGGTACAGATTTTAGAGATGGATACTGTCTATGCCTTCTCATAGTTAGGTGGATGCTATGGTGAGCATTTTAGATCAAGAGGCCTTTGGGAGTAATTATGAGAATGGTGGAGGAATGGATGTCCCGTGGCACCCAGAAATAAATGTCAAAGGAGCCCATTTCATAATATAGCAACTTCCGGGCTCCCAGAGAAGTGACTTGGAGAGGGTGGGGTAAGGATGACAGCAGCCCCACCACTGCTGTGCATGCTGACCTTGGGGGGATGCTTCCTTCTACCCTGTAGTGAGATACTCAAGGGGGCAGGAAAAGAAAGAGCATCCTTTGACCCAGGAGATGAGGCTAAATCACCCCCTTGGCTCAATCGCACTAGGCGTTCAGTGCCCCAGTTCCAAGGAGCTGCTAACAAGTGCTGTTCACACTTGTCCACTTACCAGGCAAACAACAACACAGATCTCCCCATATGCTGCAGGCTCAACTGAATGAAGCTGCAGTAAAGGACTTCTACTGAACGTTCTTTTGCTGCTTCAAATTAGACAAGGTTAAGAGGTAAGGGAGTACAACACATAAAAAACACCAGCATCAAACAAAACACCAGCTCTACACACTTCCTAAACTCTTAAATTCACATTACAAGAGCCAAGTATGAAAAAGGTATGGCAGGGAAcaaacaatggcatttttcccctcttcctcaaCAGAAGCCACAACAGTTACTGATATTTATTCCCTTGTGAAATTCATTGTCTTATTTCATTATCCAAAGAGGAAGTTCTGTCCTTAAGGATACCCTAAACTATGTTATTACTCTGTGGCATTAGCAGCATCCTGGTACTGGGACAAAAAGGCAAGCAGCTCCTTCCATGTACAAAGTTGTTGATCCATAAATAGCACAACAATAGGATCATTTCACTGTTACCAGGTCTCCTGGGAGGGTCCCCACATGCCTTACCCAGTGGGCCCTGAGGTCAATATACTCACAGCTAAGCAGACTGTGAGCACTTCTAGGCAGGAAGCCATCAAAGTAGAAAAGAAGTTTCTAGCACTGGAAACTTCCTGCAGTTCACAAACAGTTCATATAAACTAAGTGTAGTTTTCCAGGAGAAGAAATCAAAGTTACATTTTGATAACTTCATCTGTTTCTAGATTGTTATTTTTCAGTACTGCTACAATTCTTAAACTCCGAAAAGCTGAGGAGTGGAAGAATGATCCTCATCTCTACAATCTGAGATTATAACCTTGCATTTGTTCAGCAGATAAGAGACTGAAGCTATTGGGTGCCAGGCTTTGCTCTCCTCCGTCTTTGAGAAGTCGGCCCATTGACTTTATAAGAATAAGCCACGAGCTGTAGAATTTACATTTGCCaagtttatttaacattttccttttttaaatggtGGCTTCAGATCTGACTATCTAACTGCACAggtattaagtacatttttttctcctacagAGGTATAAATCCTTTAGAGTGGTGTAGGTATGAAATGTAAATTATTAGATGTAGGTATGTAAAGGTAAAttattctacttttttcttttaaaattattattattattttggggggCTGCGTCAGGTCCttgttgctgagcgcaggctttctctagttgcggcgaacgggggctagtcttcactgccatgcacgggcttctcactgcggtggcttctcttgttgtggagcacgggctctagggcacacgggcttcaatagttgtggcacgagggctcagtagttgtggcgcatgggcttagttgctccgcggcatgtgggatcttcccagaccagggcttgaacccgtgttccccgcactggcaggtggattcttaaccactgtgccaccagggaagtccctattctacTTTCATTAGAAATTTAACTTTAGTCCTCTTTCTATCACAGAGTGATTTTCATGAACCATAAAACTATTCTAGAAAAAGCTATTTctggtctttttgttttattaattggTAAAACTTCCACAAAATTTTAATCAGTAGCAAACCATATAACAAGTTTGTGTTTTTAACATAACGTTATGACTTCAATTATTATTTGAGTGTTCTACTTTGGGTAAAGTTCCTACAAAaggacaagaagagaaaaagtataagaaaacaGACTCTTTTTCTGCTTAAATCCACAAATGGCAGGTTCACAGTGGGCTGGAATAGAACCAGCAGGGGTCTTCAGAAACTCGAGAGTTTTAGATTGAGGCTGTGGAGATTTCTTCCACAAGCCACTCATCAGGAACCAAAATTCTGAGCTAAAGGAACTGctggggggctttcctggtggtgcagtggttgagaatctgcctgccaaagcagggtacatgggtttgagccctggtccaggaagatcctacatgccacggagcaactaagcccatgcagcacaactactgagccggtgctctacagcctgtgtgccgcaactactgagcctgcatgccacaactactgagcccacataccacaactactgaagtctgcgcggctagagcccgtgctccgcaacaagagaagccaccgcaatgagaagcccgcgcaccacaatgaagagtagcccccgctcgctgcaactagagaaagcctgcgcacagcaacgaagacccaacgcagccacaaaaagaaagagGAACTGCTGGGCTGGTCCAGTGCGGCATTTCTCGTGTCCTTTCACCATCTGATTAAGCTACCAGTAAAGGCTAAGAGCATTCACACCTCACAAAATCCTTGAGTGAGATCTCTCATTCTCTGTGGTTCTCTCTGTGTCAGGTAGCACGACATCCCTTCTATACAGAGGTGGCAGATGGCCAGGGCTGGACCACGAGCCACAACAGGGCTGTGCTAAGAGAATCTGTGCATAACGTGCGGAAGGCAGAGGCTCCCTGCCTCTCGTGGGCATCAGAAACACCCGTGTACCTTTCTAAACGTTCCAGGGCTCGgacccctctccctgcctctacAGGTGGGGCTGCAGGTAAGCGTGCCTAGCAAAGCTTCACTGGCCTTCTGATGTGTGCCGGAGAGAACCAGCTCCTGGCGTAGTTTCTGCCAGGACTTCACAGCCGGTATTTTGCACAGCTGGAGATGACTGATCAGTGACGCATTTTACAAGATCActattttaagaattctttggcCACCCTGAGTGAGCGCTGCCCAGGAAAAAAGGCATGCATAAAATGTTCGTTCCTTTCGTAACTAAAATTAGGATCTTAAATGGTCTCTTTACTTTTCACACTTTACTTCTCTTTCTGTGGTAAAGCCAGGATGtcttttttgaattctttttgtaGTTAGTTTGATTGAATGTTCTTCTACAAGGTTCTTCTACAATTAGTTCTGCTACGCATCTcttgttttaaagataaagaggggacttccctggtggcgcagtggttaagaatccagctaccaatgcaggggacacgggttcgagccctggtccaggaagatcccacatgccacagagcaactaagcccacgtgccacaactactgaagcctacgctctagagtccgcgagccacactgctgaagcccacgtgccacaactgctgaagcccacacgcctggagcccgtgctccgcaacgagaagccaccgcaatgagaagcccacgcaccgcaacgtaGAGTAGCCGCAGCTCGAcccaactagaaaaagcccgtgcacagcaacgaagacccaatgcagccaaagataaataaatttataataataataaaaaataaagataaagggaTTTGTATATTAAATGTTCTTCTATAATGTTCTTCTACAATTAGCTCTGCTACTAATCTCTTGTTTTAAAGATAAAGGGATTTGTAtattcctaaaaaaataaaattgaaatcattcaCCTTAGTAACTTCTGATAAAGATAAACCTGATTTTAAATTACTACTGATTTTGACCAaccttttaaactttaatttattAAAGAGGATCACAATTCCTTCCCCCATTTACTAACACCCACACTGTTTCAAATTCCCAAAAGGAAAGTCCACAATACCATGCTGGAGAATTTCTCATGTGTCAGCTTCTGCAGTTTTTCTCTGCAAAGGAGCTAGGATCACCCCAACATTCCTCTCCTCACTCTCGGAGCTATACAAACTATGCTTCTCAATATATTCCTGGACAAGGTCTGGTACCAAGTAGCGAATGCTCTGGCCCCTTCTGAGGGCTCGCCGGATCTTTGTGGATGAGATGTCATTGGTGATCCATTCATTCACCAGGTGAATGTTGTTCTGGTGTTTCCACAGCACGTCGGATTCATAGATGAATTTCTGAGCATCATTTCCAGCCCGAGTAATACATATAAGCCCATAGTCTCCCACGATTTTGGTGATATCCTCACCCTTCCACAGATTGGGCACACCAAAGGACTCCAAGAGATCTGCTCCACACAGCAACTTCACCTTTGGCACAcctgggaagaagaagaaaacagagcttcagggtttgcctttttttctttttttaaaaaaatatttatttatttatttggttgtgtcgggtcttagttgtggcaggcgggcttcttCGCTGCagcttgcaggctccttagttgtggcatccaaactcttagttgcggcatgcatctgggatctagttcctggaccagggatcgaacccaggccccctgcattaggagtgtggagtcttaaccaactgtgccaccagggaagtcccagggtttGCCTTTTTAATAACGCCCTGCATCAAAATGAATGCGTACGTGTGTTCTTCTGGGTTCATAGTTTCTATCAGATTCAGATTCTCTAAAAAGAGATCCAGGATCCCTCAAAAGTTAAGGTCGACCTCCTGCAGGATAAATAAGCTCAGGGTGCCTCTGACTCTCCCCTCCTTCCATCATAAAACTAACAAGgggtggggaattccctggtggcctggtggttaggattccgggttTCCAATGCCatggcctgagttcaatccctggtcggggaactgagatcccgcaagctgtgcagtgcagccaaaggggaaaaaaaaaaagaaaagaaaactaacaagGGGCATTTTCCAGGCACCCACACATACTGAATATGAAAGTAAAATACAAAGGGGGCTTGCTCAGCTCTAGAGTCTTATCAGCTATCATTGGTAAGTCCTGGCAAAACATACagaccttttgtttttgtttgctctAGTGATTTCTTTTGACTACAATCTTGTCTTTGTTCAGCCCACTTCCTCTTCCGTCCAGGCCTTTCCAGTACAGGTGAGTCCTGCTGCTGATCACAGCTACTGGCTTCCAGCTTCTCTTGATGGTGTCTATAAAGCAACAAAGCAATagaacatttctctttctcactatGGTCAACTGAAACGTCATCCCTCTGGAGATGCCTAGGAGCCTCTGATGCAATGTTAAAGGTTGGGAGCTGTTAAACACATTTAACCACAGGTACGATGCCCAACTACTCAGAATGGATGCCTTCGAATACATAGTATTGCTGGGTCGGAACGGATGCTGGCTAGGATGTGGCATGGCAGCCCTGGGCTCTGGCTGTCAAGAATGGAAAGCAAGGAAAATCCTGGGAGCACAGCAAATGGTAGCTATTACTATTCTAAGCTGTATGTGTCTGTGTCATAAAAACAAGCGTTAACATTGATTACAGAAAGTAAGTCCCCTAAATACCAATGAGGTCCCTTCTGAGagcacgttcataagtccaacaaagttggACTTTGTTGTTCTTAAGTCCAacgaagttagcctaggtacccaactaacacaatcggctatatagtactgtactgtaataggtttataatacttttcacacaaataatacataaaaagcaaacaagtaTATACTGGACCCCGACAAGTAATCTCTTACCATGTCAGCGTGGTGGCCAGACCCTATAGACTGGGACAGTTTAAGAGCAGCATCGTTGGCAGCAGAAGCAGGAACAGTTTCTTGACTCCAACTGCAGTTAAGGAGGCATGACCTTGAAACAAGCCACCACTTCTACTCTTCCAGCCCTTTCAACATTTCTGCATGAGCACCTAAAATCCCTTTCTGCTTAAAATGCTCAGAGTGGTTTCTATTTCCTATCGTAAGCCTAACTGATATGGTTAGAACCAGAAGGTTCGAACTCTAAGAACAGACATTAGACAGGTTTTTCCAAAAGTCCTGGTGTTTTATACTCAAGAGAACATTCAGCAATAATTAGATGTTACTCACTCTGGTTTCTGAACCCTTAAACTGGAGCTGTTTCAGCGTTCTGAGCACGGCGATTTGTCACAACCCCCATATGCTGTCAGGGAAGCAGTTCCCAAAACCAGCTCTCTCCGTGATCAAGCATCATGGCTTCTCTTCCTTAAATTACCTGCCTCTCTCTTTTATACTTAAGAAGACTGACCACAGTAACATCATCTTACAACTTCACCTTTCTCACTTGGGGCACAGACAGGCCAGGTGTGCTTCCTCTATTCTTTAATAGGGATATACAGTTAACAAGTGTGCAAACATCTCAAAACACGGTGACAGCCATAAAGGCTGAGCACCACCCACACCCTGTTACCATGTGATAACCTCACACAGCAATGGCATGGCAAAGCTGACTGCACCATGGATACCTTAGCACCGTGGCAGTCTCTATCCAATCCTGTTGAAGACTTTCCCATGTATCAACTTCCAACCATTTTGAGTTCCTGGTGGCGAGTTCTGCCATGATAACTCGGTGATGGGCAGAGATGAGTCCTTTCTTCTTATATGCATCGCCGACGGGAGAAATTATGCCTTTGATAACTTCATATTTCCCTGGGTAAAGAAGCAGATTTGATATGAGGTATTATAACAAATTAGATTTTATGCACAGGAAATATCATCAATATGGTTTCATAATCACAGatttcccccctcctccttttttcaCAGGGATccaggtttatttatttacttttaattgtggtaaaatacacataaaatttaccatttaagctattttaagtgtacagtactgTGACATGTTGTACgaccatcaccaccgtccatctccagaactctttcaacTGCCCCAAGTGAAATTTCTGTACCCATCAAACACTGACTCCCCATTCCTCAGCAGTTTAAATTTTGATTGATGTTGCCAAACTGCCTTGTAAAAAGCCTTAATCTATTTGTATACACAGGAGCCCATTCCTTCCCAACACCTGATATTTGACATTATCAAGTTTCAAAACTTGTGTCAATGTGATGGGAAGAAtatatctcattttttattttagttccctgattattagtgagTTTGGACACCCATCCATCTATCAGCACACAGCATGATCACTTACgtaacaaaacaaagtaaatctGTGTGTATGTAGGGGAGAAAAAGTTTTCCTCGACCCTCTTAGGGTCCCTGGTGGGGTGTGAAACAGACAAagatagattaacaggagaaaagcatacaaatttacaTAATGTAAGATTTATGTGACACgggagccttcataaggaaacGAAGACTCCAAGAAACAGTTAAACctaagtacagtaagtcccctacatatgaaccttcgagttgcaaactttcaaagatgcgaacgtgtgttcgcatgtccaatcacataagttagttaaCATGTCTGGCGTACACTGTCACGTGCactgcatcctctacaagtggttgtgcttttgtgtactttactgtacagtactgtaagGGTACAGTAGTATAGTATCTTTATTTCTAGCTAGATttgcaagaggacgacttcactgaactccttgctgtgcaacacaaggagcttactaatgaagctgtgatggaattggaggcccagagaaaggacaaagagagaggagaggaagaagtaactgaagaactgaagagattcacgactCAGGAagtggcaaggggattttctttatttgaggcgGCACTGTTAGTTATTGAGGCATAGGACCTGAACATAGAACGGTACACGAAGTTTGcggcagccgttcagaatgcaattcCGGGCTGCCaagtcatctatgatgagaaaaaaagagctactacctaGATTGTTTTTTCAAGACGGTAGATGGAATTGAATCCAACAAGGAaccaaggaaccagaacctgtgccatcagcgtcaggcgtgagtgacactgcagctcgccctccgtctcctattgctgacggcccttcagctctaccatctcccacctccagtcagtaactcttcttgcctgttcactcgatgccagcccctgtatgccagctgttgtcctgtactactgtacttttcaaggtactgtactgtaagattaaaaatgttttattttttgtgtttgcttgttttttatgtattatttgtgtgaaaagtattataaacctattacagtacagtactatatagccaattgtgctagttgggtacctaggctaactctgttgaacttacaaacaaattggacttatgaactcACTCTTGGAACGGAACTTGTTCTATataagggacttactgtatttttatGCTAGATTAGATGAAGGGTAAACAGTCATGGCGGAATACGATAGGGCAAAGAGTACAAGGTAAG
The sequence above is drawn from the Tursiops truncatus isolate mTurTru1 chromosome 1, mTurTru1.mat.Y, whole genome shotgun sequence genome and encodes:
- the NMNAT1 gene encoding nicotinamide/nicotinic acid mononucleotide adenylyltransferase 1 isoform X2 → MENSEKTEVVLLACGSFNPITNMHLRLFELARDYMNGTGKYEVIKGIISPVGDAYKKKGLISAHHRVIMAELATRNSKWLEVDTWESLQQDWIETATVLRHHQEKLEASSCDQQQDSPVLERPGRKRKWAEQRQDCSQKKSLEQTKTKGVPKVKLLCGADLLESFGVPNLWKGEDITKIVGDYGLICITRAGNDAQKFIYESDVLWKHQNNIHLVNEWITNDISSTKIRRALRRGQSIRYLVPDLVQEYIEKHSLYSSESEERNVGVILAPLQRKTAEADT
- the NMNAT1 gene encoding nicotinamide/nicotinic acid mononucleotide adenylyltransferase 1 isoform X1 — translated: MCLLRSSISPSLCLVKRGVRVFRLDLQLQILSMENSEKTEVVLLACGSFNPITNMHLRLFELARDYMNGTGKYEVIKGIISPVGDAYKKKGLISAHHRVIMAELATRNSKWLEVDTWESLQQDWIETATVLRHHQEKLEASSCDQQQDSPVLERPGRKRKWAEQRQDCSQKKSLEQTKTKGVPKVKLLCGADLLESFGVPNLWKGEDITKIVGDYGLICITRAGNDAQKFIYESDVLWKHQNNIHLVNEWITNDISSTKIRRALRRGQSIRYLVPDLVQEYIEKHSLYSSESEERNVGVILAPLQRKTAEADT